The window AAAGTACCTAATAGCGGGTTCAAACTGTTTACGGTTATAGCAAATAATACCTGTCCAGTAATTAGCCTGAGTGTTTTGCGGATCTATTTTTAATATCACATTATATTGATCCAAAACCTTATCCCAGCTTTCCAGTAACGATAAAGGTTTAATATAGCCAAATCTTGCCTCTATAGCGTTTGGTCGCAACGCAACGGCTTTTTGATAATAATTTTGCGATGAAGTATAGTTTTTATTTAAAAAATATAGCCAGCCCAAACGTAAATTAACTTCATAATTATTATCTGCATAAAAAGGCATAATATCTGTAATGGCTGCCTGATAACTTTTCTTCGCCTCATCAACGTAGCTGTTATGGAAAGCTTTTTGCATTGCCGAAGCGCTGCCTTGCGCATGAAGCGAATTGGCGGTCAGTAATAATGCTGCAGCAAAAAGTAATTTCTTTAAAATTTCCATGTAAATCCTCCGGTTATTGAATGTTGATTATAATTGTTATTTAAATAAAAATCCTGCTTTTGTTCAAAAGCATAATTAAGGTAAACTACAGCGTGCTTGTTCAAGGGGAAAAAAGCAGTACCACCTGCCTTAAATTTGGTGACATCTATGGAATTATACACATATAATGCATCAGCTTCCAGGTAATT of the Mucilaginibacter boryungensis genome contains:
- a CDS encoding tetratricopeptide repeat protein, translating into MEILKKLLFAAALLLTANSLHAQGSASAMQKAFHNSYVDEAKKSYQAAITDIMPFYADNNYEVNLRLGWLYFLNKNYTSSQNYYQKAVALRPNAIEARFGYIKPLSLLESWDKVLDQYNVILKIDPQNTQANYWTGIICYNRKQFEPAIRYFSKVVTLYPFDYDGNQMLGWSYLMAGKKSEARAYFEKGLLIKPDDASCTDGLNKAR